In Roseimicrobium gellanilyticum, the following are encoded in one genomic region:
- a CDS encoding DUF485 domain-containing protein codes for MPAETNPTPSGQWEKIAQHPGFAELKRAKLRFIIPATIFFMVYYMALPVLVGFFPEIMKKPVLGKVNWAYLFALSQFIMTWVICGLYVRAARRWDKMNAELLNSVTKD; via the coding sequence ATGCCAGCCGAGACCAACCCTACACCATCGGGACAATGGGAGAAAATCGCCCAACATCCCGGCTTCGCGGAGCTCAAGCGCGCCAAGCTCCGCTTCATCATTCCGGCCACCATTTTCTTCATGGTGTATTACATGGCGCTGCCGGTGCTGGTCGGTTTTTTCCCTGAAATCATGAAGAAGCCCGTGCTGGGCAAGGTGAACTGGGCCTACCTCTTCGCCCTTTCGCAATTCATCATGACCTGGGTCATCTGCGGCCTGTACGTCCGCGCCGCCCGCCGGTGGGACAAGATGAACGCCGAACTTCTCAACTCCGTCACCAAGGACTGA
- a CDS encoding ABC transporter ATP-binding protein: MSAATSTTSQMIRFMRRYPWRVAAGAFMAIAGTLLGFVFPAITQKFIDKIIPQRKTELILGTAAIALGAFALRQVFYSLRTLANNAFELRMTYDLRSELHRKIQHLPLKWFDRQSSGDILTRMADDVPATQRVILEGIDQGLPSILQVILTGGVMFTIHPKLALVVLIPVPFIIAGGWIYAKWVSPRATKAREAASGLSTLLHDNIAGIRQIKSYTLEQEKQEDFDESSGAYRDQQTKLQRAWSIYGPGMGFLGDLGVVLLMGFGAYWCIQDMLALDSLRASGANATALASFEANALTIGKLSQFLLLMGMFYEPIGRLHGVNQTFVNGLASAKRIFDILSLDGAEKLHEGDELKEVKGEIRFEDVSFRYDEHRPTVEHIHLAVQPQQTVAIVGATGAGKSTLFQLLTRFYDPDSGDILLDGKSIRSLSKVSLRDSIGYVTQESYLFNQTIRENLKLGKPDATEEELWRALRLACAADFVEKLDGKLDATVGERGSRLSGGEKQRISIARAFLKDAPILLLDEATSAVDTKSERLIQQAIDELRKDRTCLVIAHRLSTILHADQIYAMRAGQVVDHGTHEELMQKCPYYAELVALSFQEEKLAE, translated from the coding sequence ATGTCCGCCGCCACGTCCACTACGTCGCAGATGATCCGCTTCATGCGGCGCTATCCGTGGCGGGTGGCGGCGGGGGCCTTCATGGCGATTGCGGGGACGCTGCTGGGTTTTGTGTTTCCGGCGATCACTCAAAAATTCATCGACAAGATCATCCCGCAGCGGAAAACGGAATTGATCCTCGGTACGGCGGCAATCGCCCTCGGGGCATTTGCACTGCGGCAGGTGTTCTACAGCCTGCGCACCCTGGCGAACAATGCTTTCGAACTGCGCATGACGTATGATCTGCGCAGCGAGCTGCACCGCAAAATTCAGCACCTGCCGCTGAAGTGGTTCGACCGGCAGAGCTCGGGCGACATCCTCACGCGCATGGCGGATGACGTGCCGGCCACGCAGCGCGTGATCCTGGAGGGGATCGATCAGGGCCTGCCATCCATCCTGCAGGTGATTCTCACGGGCGGCGTGATGTTCACCATCCATCCAAAGCTCGCACTGGTGGTGCTGATTCCCGTGCCATTCATCATCGCGGGCGGATGGATCTATGCCAAGTGGGTGTCACCACGCGCGACCAAGGCCCGCGAGGCGGCGAGCGGTTTGAGCACGCTGCTGCATGACAACATCGCGGGCATCCGTCAGATCAAAAGCTACACCCTGGAGCAGGAGAAGCAGGAGGACTTCGATGAGTCCAGTGGTGCCTATCGCGACCAGCAAACAAAGCTGCAGCGTGCGTGGTCCATCTACGGACCGGGTATGGGATTCCTCGGCGATCTGGGCGTGGTGCTGCTCATGGGATTCGGGGCGTATTGGTGCATTCAAGACATGCTGGCCCTGGATTCCCTGCGTGCCTCCGGTGCAAATGCAACGGCGCTGGCGAGCTTTGAGGCGAATGCTCTGACCATCGGCAAGTTGAGCCAGTTCCTGCTGCTGATGGGGATGTTCTATGAGCCTATTGGGCGGCTCCACGGCGTGAACCAGACCTTTGTAAATGGCCTCGCCAGCGCGAAGCGCATCTTCGACATCCTCTCTCTCGATGGCGCCGAGAAGCTCCACGAAGGAGATGAACTCAAGGAGGTGAAGGGTGAGATTCGCTTCGAAGATGTGAGCTTCCGCTATGACGAACACCGACCCACGGTGGAGCACATCCACCTGGCGGTGCAGCCACAGCAGACAGTCGCCATCGTCGGCGCCACGGGTGCTGGAAAGAGCACACTCTTCCAGTTGCTCACACGCTTCTATGATCCGGACAGTGGCGACATCCTGCTCGACGGAAAGTCCATCCGATCGCTGAGCAAGGTCAGCCTGCGTGACTCCATCGGCTACGTCACGCAGGAGAGTTACCTCTTCAACCAGACCATCCGTGAGAATCTGAAGCTCGGCAAACCCGACGCCACGGAGGAGGAACTGTGGCGCGCGCTGCGCCTTGCCTGTGCCGCGGACTTTGTGGAGAAGCTGGATGGCAAGCTCGATGCCACGGTGGGCGAACGCGGCTCACGCCTGAGCGGTGGCGAGAAGCAGCGCATTTCCATCGCGCGTGCTTTCTTGAAGGATGCGCCCATCCTTCTGCTCGATGAAGCGACGAGTGCGGTGGACACCAAGAGCGAACGGCTCATCCAGCAGGCAATTGATGAGTTGAGGAAGGATCGCACGTGCCTCGTGATCGCGCACCGGCTCAGCACGATTCTTCATGCGGATCAAATCTACGCGATGCGCGCCGGCCAGGTGGTGGATCACGGCACGCATGAAGAGCTCATGCAGAAGTGCCCGTACTATGCGGAGTTGGTGGCATTGAGCTTTCAGGAGGAGAAGCTGGCGGAGTAG
- a CDS encoding phospholipase D-like domain-containing protein: MDLILNEATYTAVMGRVVPAARRVLWIVTADLKDLFVDNGTGRFVPFLEMLAGKLREGVEVRLIHAKEPGPRFREDFDQFPEFVRSDLFERILCPRMHMKCVIADDRMAYVGSANLTGAGMGAKSPDRRNFEAGFLTEDRDHIRELMAWLDSFYLGDFCEKCQRRELCPSPIR; this comes from the coding sequence ATGGACCTCATCCTCAACGAAGCCACCTACACTGCCGTGATGGGTCGTGTGGTGCCGGCAGCGAGGCGGGTGTTGTGGATTGTCACGGCAGACCTCAAGGACCTGTTTGTGGATAATGGTACTGGGCGCTTTGTACCTTTCCTCGAAATGCTCGCGGGCAAGCTTCGCGAAGGGGTGGAAGTGCGGCTTATCCACGCCAAGGAACCCGGGCCGCGCTTCCGGGAGGACTTCGACCAGTTCCCCGAATTTGTGCGCAGCGATCTCTTCGAACGCATCCTGTGCCCGCGCATGCACATGAAGTGTGTCATCGCTGACGATCGCATGGCCTACGTGGGCAGCGCGAATCTCACGGGCGCAGGCATGGGAGCGAAGTCACCGGATCGGCGCAACTTTGAGGCGGGCTTCCTCACGGAGGATCGGGATCACATCCGCGAGCTGATGGCGTGGCTGGATAGCTTTTATCTGGGGGATTTTTGTGAGAAATGCCAGCGTCGCGAGTTATGCCCAAGTCCGATCCGGTAA
- a CDS encoding glycine zipper domain-containing protein: MKNLFLRSTAAVTALAFVTSCANIKDDQTRTRTEGTLAGGALGAIAGGIIGHQSGRGFEGALLGAGIGSLAGLAVGDHVARKKAKYASQEAWLDACIAQAERVNANARSYNRSLSSKISNLESRYASAKASGNKAEMRNIKQAVVSLQQESREQSKLVDNEIKEQSSVVNQTGSSGLSSRVTQLRSTRSSLSSNQDRLADLGNQIDV, from the coding sequence ATGAAGAACTTGTTTCTCCGATCCACCGCTGCCGTCACCGCCCTCGCCTTCGTCACCAGCTGCGCGAACATCAAGGATGACCAGACCCGTACTCGTACGGAGGGTACCCTGGCTGGCGGTGCTCTCGGTGCCATTGCCGGTGGTATCATCGGTCACCAGAGCGGCCGTGGATTTGAAGGCGCGCTTCTGGGCGCCGGCATCGGCAGCCTCGCCGGCCTGGCCGTGGGTGACCACGTGGCCCGCAAAAAGGCCAAGTACGCCTCCCAGGAAGCCTGGCTGGACGCTTGCATCGCCCAGGCTGAGCGCGTGAACGCCAACGCCCGCTCCTACAACCGCTCCCTTTCCAGCAAAATCTCCAATCTGGAATCCCGCTACGCCTCCGCCAAGGCCAGTGGCAACAAGGCTGAAATGCGCAACATCAAGCAGGCTGTCGTTTCTCTCCAGCAGGAGTCCCGCGAGCAGTCCAAGTTGGTGGACAACGAAATCAAGGAGCAGTCCTCCGTGGTCAACCAGACTGGCAGCTCCGGCCTCAGCAGCCGCGTGACCCAGCTGCGCAGCACCCGCTCCTCCCTCAGCAGCAACCAGGATCGCCTGGCCGACCTCGGCAATCAGATTGACGTGTAA
- a CDS encoding ATP-binding cassette domain-containing protein, with protein MNGHITLAFQGDLRAFALDKTSTSIGNSPSADLQLAAKGIESLHATLAWEPRASSWLLSAGSPSAQKTLRLNGQLLSSVASLEDGDIIEMPDVLIRFGLTPMTPRFRGVETNEVVLRGLNKLTLGRATGEQTADPKVELDSEDARVSRQHLELDQTEPGVVFVTDKSQTGTLLNGQRFDRRQLIVGDRLKLGSYTFEFTGTSLRRVSAFGGAKVEARNLTFTLQNGRNILNQISLDISPCSFVGILGGSGQGKSTLMNALCGVNPATSGESYINGVKLGDSRQMAAAGIGYVPQDDIVHLELTVTEAITYSARLKLPSGTPRKAIRDLVEETIERLGLAEHKEKSISMLSGGQRKRVSIATELLAKPSVLFLDEPSSGLDPKTEFDLMSLLRRLAGTDCTVICTTHVLGRAYLFDQLLFVHGGHIIFNGTPDEAVDYFKVENGLEEIYLKVGGDETRTGANWRDEFEASRPAAKPLAYLPPAQEDTTQQVKPKRGPGWLPTLIIQLQRQWSILRADLLNLLFLLAQPILIGLLVGWVADDAVLRTFLCVVATLWFGCSNGAQQIVREISIFRRERVCGLGLNAYLQSKYVFFAIVTTLQALLLYLVTLTTAHIINPSDFNSTKYMEVMTTRLTPAPTAAPGVAAATTSVQAQVDEFDIVTEDTKGKEEAAPAATAAPAAEVPKPKGPGFLMTSLLRVANFFECGQNIMDTTDPGEGQPPSPDTKSKTLGIIFLVLLLKFSALFAAALVGVTIGLAISGLVRTSTQAVMWVPLVLIPQILFGGFVVTRPEMTPSVRFASEFVPSYCAQRMMDVAGIYGQITPRMTNRTKYPVFLTPTGEQEEVTWTELGESTTEKYDKVSDWNVSWQNLIVFPNRVGQHHNAFRIQRGVKKYDESTEQRNDVRYKMGTLYGFTAPAMTSATILGIWILACYGITIWGLIGKQKGK; from the coding sequence ATGAACGGCCATATCACCCTCGCATTCCAAGGCGATCTCCGCGCCTTCGCGCTCGACAAAACCTCTACGAGCATCGGCAACTCTCCCAGCGCGGATCTGCAATTGGCGGCAAAGGGCATCGAATCCCTCCATGCCACGCTTGCCTGGGAGCCACGCGCTTCTTCCTGGTTGCTGAGCGCCGGCAGTCCCTCCGCCCAGAAAACACTGCGGCTGAACGGCCAGCTTTTGTCCTCCGTTGCATCGCTTGAAGACGGCGACATCATTGAAATGCCTGACGTGCTGATCCGGTTCGGACTCACGCCGATGACGCCGCGCTTCCGCGGAGTGGAGACCAATGAAGTGGTCTTGCGCGGTCTGAACAAGCTCACGCTGGGTCGTGCCACCGGTGAGCAGACTGCCGATCCCAAGGTGGAACTCGACAGCGAGGACGCACGCGTTTCCCGCCAGCATCTGGAGCTCGACCAAACGGAACCTGGCGTGGTGTTCGTCACTGACAAGAGCCAGACCGGCACGCTGCTGAATGGCCAGCGCTTCGACCGGCGCCAGCTCATTGTGGGCGATCGCCTGAAGCTGGGAAGCTACACCTTTGAGTTCACCGGCACATCCCTGCGTCGTGTGTCTGCTTTCGGCGGCGCCAAAGTGGAAGCGCGCAATCTGACCTTCACCCTGCAGAACGGGCGCAACATCCTGAATCAGATCTCGCTGGATATCTCCCCGTGCTCCTTCGTGGGCATCCTCGGCGGATCCGGCCAGGGCAAGAGCACCCTGATGAACGCGCTCTGCGGTGTGAACCCGGCGACGAGCGGTGAGAGCTACATCAACGGCGTGAAGCTGGGCGATTCCCGGCAGATGGCTGCCGCAGGAATCGGCTACGTGCCGCAGGATGACATCGTGCACCTCGAGCTGACGGTGACGGAGGCCATTACGTACAGCGCGCGGCTGAAGCTGCCGAGCGGCACACCGCGCAAGGCGATTCGCGATCTTGTGGAGGAAACCATCGAGCGCCTCGGTCTTGCGGAGCACAAGGAGAAAAGCATCTCCATGCTCTCCGGTGGCCAGCGCAAGCGCGTGAGTATCGCCACCGAGTTGCTGGCCAAGCCAAGCGTGCTCTTTCTCGACGAGCCTTCCAGCGGTCTCGACCCGAAGACGGAGTTTGACCTGATGTCGCTGCTGCGCCGCCTCGCTGGTACTGATTGCACGGTCATCTGCACCACGCACGTGCTCGGTCGCGCGTATCTCTTTGACCAGCTCCTGTTTGTTCACGGCGGTCACATCATCTTCAACGGCACTCCCGATGAAGCGGTGGACTACTTCAAGGTGGAGAATGGTCTTGAGGAAATCTACCTGAAGGTCGGTGGAGACGAAACGCGCACGGGCGCGAACTGGCGTGATGAATTTGAAGCCTCACGTCCCGCCGCGAAACCGCTCGCGTATCTCCCACCCGCGCAGGAAGACACCACGCAGCAGGTGAAACCGAAGCGCGGACCGGGTTGGTTGCCCACACTCATCATCCAGCTCCAGCGTCAGTGGAGCATCCTGAGGGCAGACTTGCTGAATCTCCTCTTCCTGCTCGCACAGCCCATATTGATTGGCCTGCTCGTGGGCTGGGTGGCAGATGATGCGGTGCTGCGCACCTTCCTCTGTGTGGTGGCCACGTTGTGGTTCGGTTGCAGCAATGGTGCGCAGCAGATCGTGCGTGAGATTTCCATCTTCCGTCGCGAGCGCGTGTGCGGCCTGGGATTGAATGCATACCTGCAGAGCAAGTACGTGTTCTTTGCGATCGTCACCACGTTGCAGGCGTTGTTGCTCTATCTGGTGACGCTGACCACGGCGCACATCATCAACCCCTCAGACTTCAACAGCACGAAGTACATGGAGGTGATGACCACACGCCTGACTCCGGCGCCGACCGCGGCACCTGGCGTGGCGGCGGCCACCACTTCCGTGCAGGCGCAGGTGGATGAGTTCGACATCGTCACCGAGGACACCAAGGGTAAGGAAGAAGCCGCACCGGCAGCAACAGCAGCGCCTGCCGCTGAAGTGCCCAAACCCAAGGGCCCGGGCTTCCTCATGACCTCGCTGCTGCGCGTGGCAAATTTCTTCGAATGCGGCCAGAACATCATGGACACCACGGATCCGGGCGAAGGCCAGCCTCCGAGTCCTGATACCAAGTCGAAGACCCTGGGCATCATTTTCCTGGTGCTGCTGCTGAAATTCTCGGCACTCTTCGCTGCAGCGCTGGTGGGCGTGACCATTGGCCTCGCGATTTCCGGTCTGGTGCGCACCAGCACCCAGGCCGTGATGTGGGTGCCGCTCGTGCTCATTCCGCAGATCCTCTTTGGCGGCTTCGTGGTGACGCGCCCGGAGATGACTCCGAGTGTGCGCTTCGCGAGCGAGTTCGTCCCCAGCTACTGCGCCCAGCGCATGATGGACGTGGCCGGCATATACGGCCAGATCACACCGCGCATGACCAATCGCACGAAGTATCCCGTCTTCCTCACGCCGACGGGTGAACAGGAGGAAGTGACGTGGACCGAACTCGGCGAATCCACCACCGAGAAGTATGACAAGGTCTCTGACTGGAATGTGAGCTGGCAGAACCTGATCGTCTTCCCCAACCGCGTGGGCCAGCACCACAATGCCTTCCGCATCCAGCGCGGCGTGAAGAAGTACGACGAGAGCACCGAACAGCGCAACGACGTGCGCTACAAGATGGGCACGCTGTACGGGTTCACCGCACCGGCCATGACTTCCGCCACGATCCTGGGCATCTGGATTCTCGCGTGCTACGGCATCACAATCTGGGGGCTCATTGGGAAGCAGAAGGGGAAATGA
- a CDS encoding ArnT family glycosyltransferase has product MSALWSHLTSRHAWLLLLVLTLLLYLPGTGSIPLMDRDEPRFARATVEMMQRGDWVIPWFNGEYRFDKPPLTYWWMRLHFHLLGVNELAARLHSVVSVWLVALVIFRMGRDLGGRAAGWWGAVGWITSLQTLIHGRLCVADMPMVLCVALAMLALSKILLSPPDEARPFSKWWWVLWCSLGLGFLAKGPIALLVPALALVLFRLAFWRKPMPWGKLGLGSGLVLALAMVAAWGIPALVQTEGKFWNVGMGEHVVKRGTQAFNGRTILPGYYLISAFLSLLPWMVFLPHMWRHVRSRWDAHRALLVAWFAAPQLIFLFYATQLPHYTMPGFAGFFVLLGLTLADGQQRSFIPTKLGRFGITYLGLLVLLSIGMITALWAGGIVPQSSLRLMLTSGAVMLGALAVLGAAVVWRRWMLAGVSLVAVALGLAVFGSSLRSIHPIVQMAPALRSLPKESNAIAWQYTEPCLVFYSDHSWTMLSKIERVRERMHQPRTGMVVAQISEWTLAQWWKSLTTGTQHTTSRDFQKEVEALTSAVSTDYDWKDTSGFNAARSSWVTVRVFVRKQPSTPSGPELTVQRAGSDR; this is encoded by the coding sequence ATGAGCGCGCTCTGGTCCCACCTGACCAGCCGCCACGCTTGGCTGCTGCTGCTGGTGCTCACGCTGCTCCTCTACTTGCCCGGCACGGGAAGCATCCCACTCATGGATCGCGATGAGCCACGCTTCGCGCGTGCCACGGTGGAGATGATGCAGCGCGGAGACTGGGTGATTCCGTGGTTCAACGGCGAGTACCGCTTCGACAAGCCGCCTCTCACCTACTGGTGGATGCGCCTGCATTTCCATCTGCTGGGGGTGAATGAACTCGCGGCACGCCTGCACTCGGTGGTCTCGGTGTGGCTGGTGGCCCTGGTCATCTTCCGCATGGGAAGGGACCTCGGTGGCCGCGCCGCCGGATGGTGGGGAGCGGTGGGATGGATCACATCACTTCAAACTCTGATCCATGGGAGATTGTGTGTGGCGGATATGCCCATGGTGCTCTGTGTCGCGCTGGCCATGCTGGCACTCTCCAAGATCCTGCTTTCACCGCCGGACGAAGCCCGGCCCTTCAGCAAGTGGTGGTGGGTCCTGTGGTGTTCGTTGGGTCTTGGTTTCCTGGCGAAGGGGCCTATTGCTTTGCTGGTGCCTGCGCTCGCACTCGTGTTGTTCCGGCTGGCCTTTTGGAGGAAGCCCATGCCGTGGGGCAAGCTCGGCCTCGGCTCCGGCTTGGTGCTGGCGCTGGCGATGGTCGCCGCGTGGGGCATCCCGGCACTTGTGCAGACGGAAGGAAAATTCTGGAACGTGGGCATGGGCGAGCATGTGGTGAAGCGTGGCACGCAGGCCTTCAATGGACGTACCATTCTCCCGGGATACTACCTCATCAGCGCCTTCCTCAGCCTGCTCCCATGGATGGTGTTCCTGCCTCACATGTGGCGCCACGTGCGCTCGCGATGGGATGCTCATCGAGCGCTTCTCGTGGCGTGGTTTGCTGCACCGCAGTTGATTTTCCTCTTCTACGCGACCCAGCTTCCGCATTACACCATGCCGGGCTTCGCAGGTTTCTTTGTACTGCTGGGCCTGACCCTGGCGGATGGACAACAGCGCTCTTTCATACCGACAAAACTAGGACGATTCGGAATCACGTATCTGGGGTTGTTGGTTCTGCTCTCCATTGGAATGATCACCGCTCTGTGGGCTGGTGGTATCGTGCCGCAGTCGTCACTGCGCCTGATGCTCACCAGCGGTGCAGTCATGCTGGGTGCCCTCGCCGTGCTGGGAGCGGCGGTGGTGTGGCGTCGATGGATGCTGGCCGGAGTTTCCTTGGTGGCTGTCGCATTGGGGCTCGCGGTGTTTGGTTCATCGCTGCGATCCATCCATCCCATCGTGCAGATGGCTCCCGCATTGCGCTCTCTACCCAAGGAATCGAATGCCATTGCGTGGCAGTACACCGAGCCGTGCCTGGTGTTCTATTCGGATCATTCGTGGACCATGCTCTCGAAAATCGAGCGGGTGCGTGAGCGCATGCATCAGCCTCGTACTGGCATGGTCGTCGCGCAAATCTCTGAGTGGACGCTTGCCCAGTGGTGGAAGAGCCTCACGACGGGAACCCAGCACACCACATCCAGGGATTTCCAGAAGGAAGTGGAAGCGCTCACCAGCGCGGTGAGCACCGACTACGACTGGAAGGACACCAGCGGCTTCAACGCCGCTCGCAGCAGTTGGGTGACTGTGCGGGTGTTTGTGCGGAAGCAGCCATCGACACCTTCAGGACCGGAGCTCACGGTCCAGCGAGCCGGCAGCGATCGGTGA
- a CDS encoding solute symporter family protein gives MLAFTMTPALGMFLAFVALTLVITYFSARKATGSAAYFAAGRSITGWQNGLAVAGDYMSAASFLGISGIICLKGYDGFMYSVGFLVAYLTVLLLVAEPLRNAGKYTMADLLAYRMKQRPVRAMASLSTLTVSTFYMIAQMVGAGGIIEQLIGVPFAPAVIGVGVLMLVYVVFGGMLATTWVQIIKAILLMAGAFALSWMVLAKHDYSLATFFEHVSKADYAGTKEPVNLLDPGMAYGKTDANPWGHWDFISLALGLVLGTAGLPHILVRFYTVPDAKTARNSVVWATAIIGVFYVLTTFFGFGAATLLKTTTIAADVTAGHIPLDAKGLPNGNMVAPTLAHVLGGELFFAFISAVAFATILAVVAGLTMSASTSFAHDFYTNVIHHGKEKTVGEEVRVARITAFFVGAVSIGLAIKLGSSVNAAMLVGLAFSVAASANLPVILFSVFWKRFNTTGAVAGLGVGLVSSIVLILLSKNGLYDAKTAPFPLANPGIVSIPLGFLGAYLGTILSGRDLDAEAKFTELSVRAQTGLGAEKASSH, from the coding sequence ATGCTCGCCTTTACCATGACCCCAGCCTTGGGGATGTTCCTCGCCTTCGTGGCGCTCACGCTCGTCATCACCTACTTCAGTGCGAGGAAGGCCACTGGTTCCGCTGCGTACTTTGCCGCGGGCCGCTCCATCACGGGCTGGCAGAATGGTCTTGCCGTTGCCGGTGACTACATGAGCGCCGCCAGCTTCCTGGGCATTTCCGGCATCATCTGCCTCAAGGGCTACGATGGCTTCATGTACTCCGTGGGTTTCCTCGTGGCGTACCTGACGGTGCTGCTCCTGGTCGCCGAGCCGCTGCGCAATGCGGGCAAGTACACCATGGCGGACCTGCTGGCCTACCGCATGAAGCAGCGCCCGGTGCGCGCGATGGCCTCGCTGAGCACGCTGACTGTTTCCACCTTCTACATGATCGCGCAGATGGTGGGCGCGGGTGGCATCATCGAGCAACTCATCGGGGTACCCTTTGCTCCTGCCGTGATCGGCGTGGGTGTGCTCATGCTGGTGTACGTGGTCTTCGGCGGCATGCTCGCCACCACCTGGGTGCAGATCATCAAGGCCATCCTTCTCATGGCCGGTGCCTTTGCCCTGAGCTGGATGGTGCTCGCGAAGCATGACTACAGTCTTGCCACCTTCTTCGAGCATGTGTCCAAGGCGGACTACGCTGGCACCAAGGAGCCGGTGAACCTGCTCGACCCCGGTATGGCCTACGGCAAGACAGACGCCAATCCCTGGGGACACTGGGACTTCATCTCGCTGGCCCTCGGCCTCGTGCTCGGCACCGCCGGTCTGCCTCACATTCTCGTCCGCTTCTACACTGTGCCGGATGCGAAGACCGCCCGTAACAGCGTGGTGTGGGCCACCGCCATCATTGGTGTCTTCTACGTGCTCACGACCTTCTTCGGCTTTGGCGCCGCAACCCTCCTCAAGACCACGACCATCGCCGCGGATGTCACCGCAGGACACATTCCGCTGGATGCCAAAGGGCTTCCGAATGGAAACATGGTGGCACCCACGCTGGCCCACGTGCTGGGCGGTGAATTGTTCTTCGCGTTCATCAGTGCAGTCGCGTTTGCCACCATTCTCGCGGTGGTCGCCGGTCTCACCATGAGCGCCAGCACTTCTTTCGCACACGACTTCTACACGAATGTGATCCACCACGGCAAAGAGAAGACCGTGGGCGAGGAAGTGCGAGTGGCGCGTATCACCGCCTTCTTCGTGGGAGCGGTCAGCATCGGCCTCGCCATCAAGCTGGGCTCCAGTGTGAATGCCGCCATGCTGGTGGGTCTTGCGTTCTCGGTCGCAGCGTCCGCCAACCTGCCGGTGATTCTGTTCTCCGTGTTCTGGAAGCGCTTCAACACCACAGGTGCGGTCGCCGGTCTGGGTGTGGGTCTTGTCTCCTCCATTGTGCTCATCCTTCTGAGCAAGAATGGACTTTATGATGCGAAGACCGCGCCCTTCCCGCTGGCGAACCCCGGCATCGTGAGCATCCCGCTCGGATTCCTTGGCGCCTATTTGGGTACGATCCTTTCTGGTCGTGACCTGGACGCGGAGGCCAAATTCACCGAACTGAGCGTCCGCGCGCAGACCGGTCTTGGTGCGGAGAAGGCGTCGTCACACTAA
- a CDS encoding phosphatase PAP2 family protein, whose protein sequence is MNSPLVKVVRRRKRRRVPTTMKMWPDIRLLCKHMAGTFFRRPRWMIAATVFVLMAIGLLVLPRDGALLRALQLKHVPDKELRQDLKDLSGDIGQWGDFAGYNLVLVVGLWIGGRAFRSRYFQRLAVASMLCAIFAGAVANVFRFTVGRPRPRAIERDGVKDGIYGPQVKWNYNSFPSGHTATAFGSAIPLAVAMPPVGVPALVAAGGVCWARMYGNQHHPSDVAVAIWLAVLFGVPLGLAVRRTRFISDGDGPDGPADDHEEQLPDTEPLDATTPVAVGTASPIAAGSLDRELRS, encoded by the coding sequence ATGAACTCTCCCCTGGTAAAAGTTGTGCGGCGGAGAAAGCGCCGCCGTGTGCCGACCACCATGAAGATGTGGCCGGACATCCGCCTGCTTTGCAAGCACATGGCGGGTACGTTCTTCCGCCGACCACGGTGGATGATTGCAGCCACAGTCTTCGTGCTTATGGCCATCGGTCTTCTCGTGCTGCCCAGAGATGGTGCATTGCTGCGCGCGCTGCAGTTGAAGCACGTACCGGACAAGGAACTGCGCCAGGACCTGAAGGACCTCTCCGGGGATATTGGCCAGTGGGGTGATTTTGCCGGCTACAATCTCGTGCTCGTCGTCGGCCTGTGGATCGGGGGACGCGCTTTCCGCTCGCGCTACTTTCAGCGTCTCGCGGTGGCCAGCATGCTGTGCGCGATCTTCGCCGGTGCGGTGGCCAATGTGTTTCGCTTCACCGTAGGCAGGCCCCGGCCACGTGCCATCGAGCGTGATGGTGTGAAGGATGGCATCTACGGTCCCCAGGTGAAATGGAACTACAATTCCTTCCCCTCCGGTCACACGGCTACGGCATTTGGTTCGGCGATTCCCCTCGCGGTGGCCATGCCTCCGGTGGGCGTGCCAGCACTCGTGGCAGCAGGCGGTGTCTGCTGGGCACGCATGTACGGAAATCAGCATCACCCTTCAGACGTGGCTGTCGCCATCTGGCTGGCGGTACTCTTCGGTGTGCCTCTGGGTCTGGCCGTACGCCGCACTCGATTCATCAGCGACGGTGACGGTCCCGACGGTCCGGCAGATGATCACGAGGAGCAACTTCCCGATACGGAGCCTCTGGATGCCACTACTCCGGTGGCGGTGGGGACGGCATCACCGATCGCTGCCGGCTCGCTGGACCGTGAGCTCCGGTCCTGA